Proteins encoded in a region of the Mycobacterium branderi genome:
- a CDS encoding helix-turn-helix transcriptional regulator: MEDRDKDPAVVLPYLVGRPLAATEVYEAFGYRKSAYYKAAREGRLISADNLIKVANYFGLNPVDLQVRYGLIKPEAVTEYVQSDPGLPKLRDLRPDPNKPPV, translated from the coding sequence ATGGAAGACCGCGATAAAGACCCGGCGGTAGTACTGCCCTATCTGGTCGGCCGGCCACTCGCCGCGACCGAGGTCTACGAGGCTTTCGGTTACCGCAAGTCCGCGTACTACAAGGCCGCTCGCGAGGGCAGGCTGATCAGCGCCGACAACCTGATCAAGGTGGCCAACTACTTCGGCCTCAACCCAGTCGACCTCCAGGTTCGCTACGGCTTGATCAAGCCCGAAGCCGTCACCGAATACGTGCAGTCAGACCCCGGCCTGCCGAAGCTGCGCGATCTTCGCCCGGACCCCAACAAGCCGCCCGTCTAG
- a CDS encoding DoxX family protein produces the protein MSALTSPKTYAALAAFQAGDAVACAIPVPYIAKSLDTLGVPQDIRWILPVSKAASVIGLLSVSRFPVLARLTTAMLTLYFVLAVGAHIRVRDRVVNAVPAASFLVTYAALTVKGPD, from the coding sequence ATGAGCGCACTGACTTCTCCCAAAACGTATGCGGCGCTGGCCGCTTTCCAGGCCGGTGATGCGGTAGCGTGTGCGATTCCGGTGCCGTACATCGCGAAATCCCTTGACACGCTGGGTGTTCCGCAGGACATCCGCTGGATCCTTCCGGTGTCCAAGGCAGCCTCGGTCATCGGTTTGCTGTCGGTCAGCAGGTTTCCCGTGCTGGCCCGGCTTACCACCGCGATGCTGACGCTGTATTTCGTTCTCGCCGTCGGAGCGCACATCCGTGTTCGGGACCGAGTAGTGAATGCCGTTCCGGCGGCGTCGTTTTTGGTGACATACGCGGCGCTGACGGTGAAGGGCCCCGATTAG
- a CDS encoding response regulator transcription factor: MAEFSVGIPRVLVVEDSETIREMVSEALSDAGYHTEARSDGTDLEQVLDGFRPDLVVLDVMLPGRDGFALIDVILQWGKAGIVLITARDGLPDRLRGLDGGADDYVVKPFELAELVSRVGAVLRRRGRLPQVVQLGDLMLDVDAGVAARDGHRLDLTATELRLLAYLVEQRGRIVSAGQILNAVWRYDAYDPNLVQVHISGLRRKLEAHGPRILHTVRGIGYRLQPQRS, encoded by the coding sequence ATGGCGGAGTTCAGTGTCGGCATACCGCGTGTGCTGGTGGTCGAAGACTCCGAAACCATCCGTGAGATGGTCAGCGAGGCCCTGTCCGACGCCGGCTACCACACCGAAGCCCGCTCCGACGGCACCGATCTCGAGCAGGTTCTCGACGGGTTTCGGCCCGACCTCGTGGTGCTGGATGTGATGCTGCCGGGCCGCGACGGGTTCGCGCTCATCGACGTCATTCTCCAGTGGGGGAAGGCCGGCATCGTGCTGATCACCGCCCGCGACGGGCTACCGGACCGGCTGCGCGGCCTCGACGGCGGCGCCGACGACTACGTGGTCAAGCCGTTCGAGCTGGCCGAGTTGGTGTCACGGGTCGGTGCGGTCCTGCGGCGCCGAGGCCGGCTGCCCCAGGTGGTGCAGCTCGGCGATCTGATGCTCGACGTCGACGCCGGGGTGGCCGCGCGCGATGGTCACCGGCTGGACCTGACCGCCACCGAACTGCGGCTGCTGGCCTACCTCGTCGAGCAGCGCGGCCGGATCGTCAGCGCCGGGCAGATTCTCAACGCGGTGTGGCGGTACGACGCCTATGACCCCAACCTGGTCCAGGTGCACATCAGTGGGCTGCGCCGCAAGCTCGAGGCGCACGGGCCGCGAATCCTGCACACCGTCCGCGGCATCGGCTACCGCCTGCAGCCGCAGCGCTCATGA
- a CDS encoding sensor histidine kinase has product MTAEASTPTPSLQRRVTIIVLALLAVLLLILGITIDVTVGVQARRNLHDRLVAATARADALAAAHTPPAQLAAELTGGSVRALLVTADGATYGDPAISPDTAAGPTVPPLPPPPPPPPPFGGPPPPPPPPPPDATATVVVHPLPTGGRVILVADTTQTTQVTRQLRQLMIGAGMATLLVAALLLVAASRAALRPLDRLTGLAKDITTGNRGRRLHPDRVDTELGRAASAFDGMLDALEASEQRAQRAAEAAQRAETATRRFLVDAAHELRTPIAGIQAAAEQLASNANQEQADPEAQYHRATLLLSDARRAGRLVADMLDLSRIDAGLPLNVQDADLPAVVDAEVDRAAMLAPQLTITRTGVDGLSVRADPTRVAQILSNLLDNARRHTPPGGRITVDVQTRDTTAQVTVTDTGPGIPDDERERIFERLVRLDTARARDHGGAGLGLPIARALARAHGGDLTCEPHDGGARFRLTLPLAR; this is encoded by the coding sequence ATGACGGCCGAGGCCTCGACGCCCACGCCGTCGCTGCAGCGCCGGGTGACGATCATCGTGCTGGCGCTGTTGGCCGTGCTGCTGCTGATATTGGGCATCACCATCGACGTGACGGTCGGCGTTCAGGCGCGGCGCAACCTGCACGACCGGCTGGTCGCGGCCACCGCCCGCGCCGACGCGCTGGCCGCGGCACACACGCCACCGGCTCAGCTGGCCGCCGAGCTCACCGGCGGCAGCGTGCGGGCGCTGCTGGTCACCGCCGACGGCGCCACCTACGGCGACCCGGCGATCAGCCCGGATACCGCCGCCGGCCCGACAGTGCCGCCCCTACCCCCACCGCCACCGCCACCGCCGCCGTTCGGCGGCCCGCCTCCGCCTCCGCCGCCGCCACCGCCGGATGCCACCGCCACCGTGGTCGTGCATCCGTTGCCGACCGGCGGACGGGTGATCCTGGTTGCCGACACCACGCAGACCACCCAGGTGACGCGGCAACTGCGGCAGCTGATGATCGGCGCCGGAATGGCCACGCTGCTCGTCGCGGCGCTGCTGCTGGTGGCGGCCAGCCGGGCGGCGCTGCGGCCGCTGGACCGGCTGACCGGGCTGGCCAAAGACATCACCACCGGCAATCGTGGCCGACGGCTTCACCCGGATCGGGTCGACACCGAATTAGGCCGGGCGGCAAGCGCTTTCGACGGCATGCTGGATGCGTTGGAAGCCTCCGAACAGCGCGCCCAACGGGCCGCGGAAGCCGCGCAGCGCGCCGAGACGGCAACCCGGCGCTTTCTCGTCGACGCCGCTCACGAGTTGCGCACCCCGATCGCCGGGATCCAGGCGGCCGCCGAGCAGCTCGCGAGCAACGCAAACCAGGAGCAAGCCGATCCCGAGGCTCAATATCACCGCGCGACGCTGCTGCTCTCCGACGCCCGGCGCGCGGGTCGGCTGGTCGCCGACATGCTCGACCTGAGCCGGATCGACGCCGGCCTGCCGCTGAACGTGCAGGACGCCGACCTCCCCGCGGTCGTCGACGCGGAAGTCGATCGGGCCGCCATGCTGGCGCCGCAGCTGACCATCACCCGCACCGGCGTTGACGGGCTGTCCGTTCGCGCCGATCCCACGCGGGTGGCGCAGATCCTGTCCAACCTCCTCGACAACGCCCGGCGGCACACCCCGCCCGGCGGCCGCATCACCGTCGACGTCCAAACACGCGACACGACAGCCCAAGTCACCGTCACCGACACCGGCCCCGGGATTCCCGACGACGAACGCGAGCGCATCTTCGAACGGCTGGTGCGCCTCGATACCGCCCGCGCTCGCGACCACGGCGGCGCCGGTCTGGGACTGCCGATCGCGCGGGCACTGGCTCGCGCTCACGGCGGCGACTTAACCTGCGAGCCCCACGACGGTGGCGCTCGATTCCGGCTGACGCTGCCGCTTGCCCGGTAG
- a CDS encoding TetR/AcrR family transcriptional regulator, with protein sequence MHSPLPDDRTARARIRDEALRLFAERGPDAVTMRDIAAAARVSPALLIRHYGSKEGLVAAVDDHVVASLEAVLGEMATSTATSGLDPASVPGMLDGLARHLPPDSAIPAYLSRMLIGGGATGSALFERLHRVSRDTLDAMVAADTASAGTDPAVRAAVLMVNDLAVLTLRPRLTELLGFDPLSADGIQRWAAEVFAIYRDGLA encoded by the coding sequence GTGCATTCACCACTGCCGGATGACCGGACGGCGCGCGCCCGCATCCGCGACGAAGCACTGCGACTGTTCGCCGAACGCGGTCCCGACGCCGTCACGATGCGCGATATCGCGGCCGCCGCTCGAGTGTCACCGGCGTTGCTGATCCGGCACTACGGCTCCAAGGAGGGCTTGGTGGCGGCGGTGGACGATCACGTCGTCGCAAGCCTGGAGGCGGTGCTGGGCGAAATGGCCACGAGCACAGCCACTTCCGGATTGGACCCGGCATCGGTTCCCGGCATGCTCGACGGCCTGGCCAGGCACCTGCCGCCCGACTCGGCGATCCCGGCATACCTGAGCCGGATGCTGATCGGCGGCGGTGCGACCGGATCGGCGCTGTTCGAGCGGCTTCACCGCGTCAGCCGGGACACGCTCGACGCCATGGTCGCGGCCGACACCGCCAGCGCCGGCACAGATCCCGCTGTGCGCGCGGCCGTCTTGATGGTCAACGACCTGGCAGTGCTCACCCTGCGTCCGCGGCTGACCGAGCTGCTCGGCTTCGACCCGCTGTCGGCCGACGGCATTCAGCGCTGGGCCGCAGAGGTTTTCGCGATCTACCGCGACGGGCTCGCGTGA
- a CDS encoding TVP38/TMEM64 family protein, whose amino-acid sequence MTASATRKIADTLRGLASAVVATARQVPRRRIFVTAGAVAVVVAVALLVPLPTAVQLRDWATSVGPWFPLAFLATHIVVTVLPFPRTAFTLAAGLLFGPVLGVALAVIASTTSAVIALVLVRAAGWQLSRLVRHQAVERLDARLRDRGWPAVMSLRLIPAVPFSVLNYAVGASAVRVLPYTLATLAGVFPGTAAVVILGDALTGDVSPLLFLVSLCTGIVGLSLLAYEIRHHRRHHRAQLAEAEEAAEPAVTG is encoded by the coding sequence GTGACGGCCTCCGCCACCAGGAAAATCGCCGATACGTTGCGCGGCCTGGCTTCCGCCGTCGTCGCGACCGCCCGGCAGGTTCCCAGGCGGCGGATCTTCGTGACGGCCGGGGCGGTGGCTGTGGTCGTGGCGGTCGCGCTGCTCGTCCCGCTGCCCACCGCGGTACAGCTGCGCGACTGGGCCACCTCGGTGGGGCCGTGGTTCCCGCTGGCGTTTTTGGCAACCCACATCGTCGTGACCGTGCTGCCTTTCCCGCGTACCGCGTTCACCCTGGCGGCCGGGCTGCTGTTCGGGCCGGTGCTGGGTGTGGCGCTGGCGGTCATCGCCAGCACAACGAGCGCGGTGATTGCGCTGGTGCTGGTCCGCGCGGCCGGCTGGCAGCTGAGTCGGCTGGTCCGCCACCAGGCCGTCGAGAGGTTGGATGCGCGGCTGCGTGACCGCGGGTGGCCGGCGGTCATGTCGCTGCGGTTGATTCCCGCTGTGCCGTTTTCGGTGCTGAACTACGCCGTCGGCGCGTCGGCCGTGCGGGTCCTGCCCTACACGCTGGCCACGCTCGCGGGGGTGTTTCCCGGGACGGCCGCGGTCGTGATCCTGGGTGATGCGTTGACCGGCGACGTCAGCCCCCTGCTGTTTCTGGTGTCGCTGTGTACGGGAATCGTGGGGCTGTCGCTGCTGGCCTACGAGATCCGTCATCACCGCCGGCACCACCGCGCACAGTTGGCGGAGGCCGAAGAGGCCGCAGAGCCCGCTGTGACCGGCTGA
- a CDS encoding DUF7159 family protein, whose product MDIVLGVSMAPTTVRMVLVEGENADGVTVDEDGFEVSADSRAANAGVADQVIAAILGTRESAAEGDYRLASTGVTWTNPAEAAALRDALATHKVENVMLVSAFLAAAALAQSVGSAVGYAHTGLLFLEPDTATLAIVDSADGSVTEVRRQPLAGADAPTELADMMAGLEALQSRPDGVFVVGCGVDVTAIKPQLETATPLPVNAPEEPETALARGAALAAANAPLFASSTAAVAYAQVPDWTTAGVVDPFAAADLSDFDDSYAHFGETEHGRKPFLVALSVMMVFFVGVLALVISLAIAVRPAVSQRPGSGGNLVVPAEQMPAPAPKAEVPAPPAAPPNKVEQPAPEAQQTPVEAPAPEAPAAPAPAPVASAPVQVPAAAPPAPQAPAPAPQAPPAPAPEPAAPAPPPAAPAPVPVPVPVPVAPVIPQLPGIFTPPRNSPPWQPGGGDRDRGGWQPGGGDRDRGGWQPGGGNRGGGGWQPGGGGGWFPGGGDHGGGRGGGDHGGFGGIGGGFGGFGGGHGGFGGRGH is encoded by the coding sequence GTGGACATCGTCCTCGGTGTGTCGATGGCGCCGACGACGGTCCGCATGGTGCTGGTCGAGGGGGAAAACGCCGACGGGGTCACCGTCGACGAAGACGGCTTCGAGGTCTCTGCCGATTCGCGCGCGGCAAATGCCGGTGTAGCCGATCAGGTGATCGCCGCAATCCTGGGTACCCGCGAAAGCGCGGCGGAAGGCGATTACCGCCTGGCGTCGACCGGTGTGACCTGGACCAACCCCGCTGAAGCTGCCGCTTTGCGCGACGCGCTGGCCACGCACAAGGTCGAGAACGTCATGCTGGTCTCGGCCTTCCTGGCGGCGGCGGCACTGGCCCAGTCGGTCGGCAGCGCTGTCGGATACGCCCACACCGGGCTGCTTTTCCTCGAACCGGATACGGCGACGCTGGCGATCGTCGACTCTGCCGACGGTTCGGTCACCGAGGTGCGCCGCCAACCGCTGGCTGGCGCCGATGCGCCGACCGAGTTGGCCGACATGATGGCGGGCCTCGAGGCGCTGCAATCGCGCCCTGACGGAGTGTTCGTCGTCGGTTGCGGGGTCGACGTCACGGCGATCAAGCCCCAGCTGGAGACCGCGACGCCGCTTCCGGTCAACGCGCCCGAGGAGCCGGAGACGGCGTTGGCCCGCGGCGCGGCGCTGGCTGCGGCGAATGCGCCGCTGTTCGCCTCGTCGACCGCAGCCGTCGCCTATGCGCAGGTTCCCGACTGGACGACGGCCGGAGTGGTGGATCCCTTTGCCGCAGCAGACCTTTCGGACTTCGATGACTCCTACGCCCATTTCGGCGAGACCGAACACGGGCGAAAGCCGTTCCTGGTGGCTCTCAGCGTGATGATGGTCTTCTTCGTCGGGGTGTTGGCGTTGGTCATTTCGCTGGCAATCGCGGTCCGCCCGGCCGTCAGTCAGCGGCCGGGCTCCGGGGGAAACCTCGTCGTACCGGCCGAGCAGATGCCGGCGCCGGCTCCCAAGGCCGAGGTTCCGGCACCTCCAGCGGCGCCGCCGAACAAGGTCGAGCAGCCGGCGCCCGAGGCGCAGCAGACCCCTGTCGAGGCGCCTGCTCCGGAGGCGCCCGCGGCGCCAGCACCGGCACCCGTCGCTTCGGCGCCCGTCCAAGTCCCGGCGGCTGCGCCACCAGCTCCGCAAGCCCCGGCGCCGGCGCCGCAGGCACCACCCGCACCGGCACCTGAGCCGGCGGCCCCGGCTCCGCCGCCCGCGGCTCCTGCGCCCGTCCCTGTGCCGGTACCGGTGCCCGTGGCGCCGGTTATCCCGCAACTGCCGGGGATCTTCACTCCGCCCCGTAACAGCCCGCCGTGGCAGCCGGGCGGCGGCGACCGTGACCGGGGTGGCTGGCAGCCGGGCGGCGGCGATCGTGACCGAGGCGGCTGGCAACCCGGCGGCGGCAACCGCGGCGGGGGAGGCTGGCAGCCCGGCGGCGGAGGCGGATGGTTCCCCGGCGGCGGTGATCACGGCGGTGGTCGCGGCGGCGGCGACCATGGCGGCTTCGGCGGTATTGGCGGGGGATTCGGCGGGTTCGGCGGTGGCCACGGCGGGTTCGGCGGCCGCGGCCACTGA
- a CDS encoding nitroreductase family deazaflavin-dependent oxidoreductase, giving the protein MSMATGAAGLLRSRRLVRAPIWIYKARAGAVLGSRLLMLEHIGRKSGARRYVVLEVLDHPAPDRYVVAAGFGDNAQWFRNVRANPRVRVYAGSRAPAAATARVLTQDEADKTLAGYINRHPRAWAGFKGVLEKTLGRPITETNTPLPMVELRLDFPS; this is encoded by the coding sequence ATGTCGATGGCAACCGGAGCCGCAGGATTGCTGCGATCGCGTCGGCTGGTACGCGCGCCCATCTGGATCTACAAGGCGCGCGCCGGGGCGGTGCTGGGGTCGCGGTTGCTGATGCTCGAACACATCGGCCGCAAATCCGGCGCCCGGCGCTACGTCGTGCTCGAGGTCCTCGATCACCCGGCGCCGGACCGCTACGTGGTGGCCGCCGGGTTCGGCGACAACGCGCAGTGGTTCCGCAATGTTCGGGCGAACCCGCGGGTGCGGGTCTACGCCGGAAGCCGCGCGCCCGCGGCGGCGACAGCGCGCGTGCTCACCCAGGATGAGGCCGATAAGACGCTCGCGGGCTACATCAACCGCCATCCCCGCGCGTGGGCCGGCTTCAAGGGCGTTCTCGAGAAAACGCTCGGACGTCCGATCACCGAGACCAATACACCGCTGCCGATGGTCGAGCTGCGGCTCGACTTCCCGTCATGA